In a single window of the Agrobacterium vitis genome:
- a CDS encoding MucR family transcriptional regulator — protein sequence MSETAFGSSGNDLLVELTADIVAAYVSNHVVPIGDISHLISDVHTALSNTSSPVPVVSVVEKQKPAVAVRKSIQGDQIICLECGGSFKSLKRHLMTHHTLSPEEYREKWDLPVDYPMVAPAYAEARSRLAKEMGLGQRRRRTK from the coding sequence ATGAGTGAAACGGCATTTGGATCGTCAGGAAACGATCTTCTGGTCGAACTGACGGCAGATATCGTTGCAGCGTATGTCAGCAACCATGTTGTACCAATCGGGGACATCAGCCACCTGATTTCGGATGTGCATACCGCATTGTCCAATACATCCTCACCGGTGCCAGTGGTATCCGTGGTCGAAAAGCAGAAGCCTGCCGTTGCCGTTCGCAAGTCGATTCAGGGCGACCAGATTATCTGCCTGGAATGTGGTGGCTCGTTCAAGTCGCTGAAGCGTCACTTGATGACCCATCACACTTTGAGCCCGGAAGAATATCGCGAAAAATGGGATCTTCCCGTCGATTACCCGATGGTTGCTCCCGCCTATGCGGAAGCTCGCTCGCGCCTCGCCAAGGAAATGGGCCTGGGCCAGCGCCGCCGCCGCACCAAGTAA
- a CDS encoding helix-turn-helix domain-containing protein — translation MIFLPISFFVALLLLTLLIRMLRQDDAPTSAKPFLLLLAVMAAQSVLVGLRWGYGMMLVMPAMSVLATFIPPLSFLAFRSLTMTSADRQDRGLSHVDWLHALPPVIVLVLNGAGGGPIDAIIILTFLAYGLALFWLARLGPDGLTASRLDGALRSYRALQCMAASLLASAATDIVISLDFAFGGGRHAATVVSAFMTLILLALGFAASLAESGASSDEEASSDQNGREEERAGDTGDKPVPRPASEEDARIASALAAMMVEKQLYKDLDLNLGRLSRRLGLPARSVSNAVNRVHGMSVSQYVNNHRVTEACRLLRHSDEPITSIVFEAGFMTKSNFNREFLRVTGQSPSAWRRQETIAQAYA, via the coding sequence ATGATTTTCCTGCCGATTTCCTTTTTCGTCGCCCTGCTTCTTCTAACCCTGTTGATCCGTATGCTGCGGCAGGACGATGCTCCGACCTCCGCGAAGCCTTTCCTGCTGCTGTTGGCGGTGATGGCGGCGCAATCGGTTCTGGTTGGCTTGCGCTGGGGCTATGGCATGATGCTGGTCATGCCGGCCATGTCGGTTCTGGCGACGTTTATCCCGCCTTTGAGTTTTCTGGCATTTCGCAGCCTGACCATGACCTCTGCGGATCGGCAGGATCGTGGTTTGTCGCATGTCGATTGGCTGCATGCCCTGCCACCCGTTATCGTGCTGGTGCTGAACGGTGCGGGCGGTGGGCCAATCGATGCCATCATCATCCTCACCTTCCTGGCCTATGGACTGGCGCTGTTCTGGCTGGCGCGGCTGGGGCCGGACGGGCTGACGGCATCGCGCCTGGATGGGGCGCTTCGTTCCTACCGCGCCCTGCAATGCATGGCAGCTTCGCTGCTGGCCTCAGCAGCTACCGATATCGTCATCAGCCTTGACTTTGCTTTCGGCGGCGGCCGTCATGCGGCAACAGTCGTCTCGGCCTTCATGACCCTGATCCTTCTGGCGCTCGGCTTTGCTGCGTCTCTGGCCGAAAGCGGAGCCTCTTCAGATGAGGAAGCGTCTTCAGATCAGAATGGACGCGAAGAGGAACGAGCAGGAGACACAGGCGACAAGCCGGTGCCGAGACCGGCGAGCGAGGAGGACGCGCGGATTGCCAGCGCGCTGGCGGCGATGATGGTGGAAAAACAGCTCTACAAGGATTTGGACCTTAACCTTGGCCGTCTGTCGCGTCGCCTCGGCCTGCCTGCGCGGTCGGTATCGAATGCCGTCAACCGGGTGCATGGCATGAGTGTTTCGCAATATGTCAACAATCACCGCGTGACGGAGGCCTGCCGGCTGCTGCGACACAGCGATGAGCCGATTACCAGCATCGTCTTCGAGGCCGGTTTCATGACCAAGTCCAATTTCAATCGGGAATTTCTGCGGGTCACGGGACAAAGCCCCAGCGCCTGGCGCCGGCAGGAGACGATTGCGCAAGCGTATGCATAA